The window TGGAGCTTTTTCGCCGCACTGTCAAAAAATCGAACCGCTAGTTTTTTCCCACGCTGCTCTTTCGTGCTcaggtggatgacaggtgggcctccATCTCCCGCGGGCCCGGCTTTGGCGGTGTGTGTGCGTGGCCTATGCGTTGGGTGAAAAACAATTTGACTGCAGCGAGGGTGGGTGACGTGGGCTTGGAGCAATCCCCCGTCCGCCTCGAGCCTCGCATCCCTCCTCCCCTACTTGCTCGCTCCGTGTGCGGTTGCCGCCTCTCCCCGGCGATGAGCGGCAAGGCTGCGTCCAAGCGcgtatggcggcggcggcggctaggacaTTGGCCCTCGGCGATTTCGAGTCCGAGTCAAGGTAAGGAGCCCTGTAGTGTTTCTCCTCCTACCTCAAGATCCCATTTTGCTCATGCGGCTCCTCCCGCATATATATATAGTACTCTAACACAAACCTTGGTTTCTGAAGTTAAAACTCTCACAATGCAAGTTTGAtctgaaggaaataacacaagagaCAGGTTGTTGCTcacaaaaagaaggaaaaaaggtTGATGTACTGTATTATTGCTGACATTTATGTTGAACAAAGCCATGCTACGATATTTATAACCGCATGAAATTTCTCTCTTTATTCAGTTTCTTTCAGCCTTTCAGGGCATGGCTGCCTATCAGCCACTCCTTGGATATGTACAAATATTGTATAACAAGGCGGGTTGTATTTCTTTCCAACAAAAGGTCACTTGCACATAAACAGTGTGAATAAATGAACAAGGAGTAGCATAGCGATCATTATTTTGGACCAATCCAACTTCTACAACAGGGAAGGTTCAAGAACCTTCTACAATGGGGAAGAGGCCAGTTTTTTCTCCTTGATTGCCTCCTGGACAGACTTCAGGACTGATGGCATCAACTGTTTATTTGTAGCAATGATGCCTGTGTCACGATCAAGAAATCTGCCTTTCGAGAAATCGAGATCGTTTCCTGAGGCATCTTTAACTACACCTCCAGCTTCTGGGAAACATCAGAAAAATGGAAGTAAGAAATGTGTATTCTTCAgttgagttcatcgtttcgaaaaaaaaaacagagagaaatgTTCTTACCTGTGACGACAATTGAGCCGGCTGCATGATCCCATATCGTTTCCCTGTAACCCTCGTGTGGAAAACGCCAGTAAATGGCACCATCTCCACGGGCCAGAGCACCATATTTTGCTTGGCTATCTATTCTGACTGGCGGAGCTTGGACACCAAGTTTCTAGTAGCACTCGAACACAGAATTAGTTTCTACTACGATGGATATAGCCTAAGCAGAGAGTGATCAAGATCAAACCTCCGCTACAGATCCAGTAAAATCACGCATCGTGTGTGCTCCTTCATAGGATTCAAAGAACGAGGCATTGGCTGGATTGTCAATAGTACAAACACTAATCTGTAATGAAAGTTAGCCAGAAGCAAGTCAATcacaagaaaagaaaataactCACATAGGCACAAACAGCCTTAACTGATTAAAATCAAATAAAAGAGATTGAAAGTGGTAATAACCTTTTGTGGTGGAGAGCCATCTAACGACTGTACTTCAGCACCACAGCCGATTGCCGCTGAAAAGAGGGCCCCGGTTTGATCTCCTGATGAGCTACCACTGAGGTTACTTGTTGATGTAAAAGGAAGATTTGGACATCCCAGCACACCCAAGACAACTCTGCCCTCATCAAGCAGTGCCAGTGCAATGGCATATTGGCCTCCTCTCACGAATCTGAATCAAGTTATTAAGACAAAACCAAAAAATGATCAAAATGTGTTATAGGCAAAGATAGTAACAACATGAGCTGTCATCAAATGACTGCAATGTCTTTCTTTTCAAACAATGCTATTAGTGTTCACGGTTAATCAGTTTAGAATGTTTAGTTCAAATATGGGGCATGAAAGAGAGGTACTTGATCTTGCCAGCTAACTGATCAGTTGCTAGCACTTCACAAGCTATCTCAGAAAAGAGAACCGTGTATAGTTTACATAGAACTGCTTCACGAATTTTGCGTAGTAATATTGGCATCTCTACTGCTTAAATAAGATCGTCAGTAAAAGAATTCATTTCCGTATGCAGAAATTAGAGTCAAACGTCAGAACTCCAGTTGTTTGAAAGAAAGCAGTGGTGCCTGCTACCTTGAATAATTAATGATTAGAAAAACTCACAACAAATTAAAGCAGCAACGCTGATTTTGGCGAGCAAGAAGGCAGTTGTAGAAACTACTACAATAGATGTTGCAATTGGCGGAAAAAACAGGCACTTTTTTTTTATCACATTAGCAGAATGTGGAACCTGCAGGTTGGAGTTACCATAGCTCACCCTTTAGTCCCATCAATTGGATCTAGAACCCAATGTCGGCCAGATGGACCTCCCTCGGACTTCCCGGTATCAATTGCAGAGAGGATAGCTTCCTTGGATAATGAAAAGTTGTATGAACCATCCTCGGCGAGAGTTTTGTTTACAAGATCAGTAATGCGCTCCAGAATTTCCTCAGCGCCATCCTTTCTCAAGTCTTCTGAGTCCTGCGTACGTACAAACACTCAGGTCGTGTAGAATACTTGTGTATTATACACAGAAATAATTTAACCGAAACACAAGTGATTTACCTCCTCGGCCACCATAGAAAAGGAGCCAGAAGTTATTTCCTTATTTAACACAAGACTTACCAATACTTGAGATCCTACATGTATGAAAAGAAAATTATCACCTGAATGTGAAAAATTGAGAGAACGAACAAGTTTCAGATGTGAATGTAAACTGACGAAGATCATACGATCCCGAATGTTCTTTACATCCCCGAGCCATGTCATTCAGAAATATTAACATCTCCATGTAAGTTAAATCAAGAAACATTGACTGACTTGAATTATGGTTTGAGCATGAGGACTGCTAATTGAGCATCACCAAACAGCAGATACAGGCACCTGGAGGTAAACAGTTGCAAGGTGAGCATGTACCATAATCAGCTACGGTCACAGGAGTCTTGTCCGCCTTAGATTGAATGTCTGACTGCACGATTTCCCGCTGCACCGTCTGAAGGAGGAGTCACAGGGCAAACGCAGTAAGTTCCAACTGCAGCAATGCATCAGCAATCTGACGAACAGCGAAGCAAGCAGTTTGTAATCAACATACTCAAAGATCTCTCTCTGGCGATTACCATAGCTAAGATCGCCTACGTTAATTAACATACTTCAAATCTAAAGTAGATTACACTTCTAAAGCGGTTACTTCTCCACGTTGACCATCAATCCGCGATGCTTCTCCAGTTAATTTAGGGGGAACGGTGGAAGAAAACCAAGAAGACAACTAGATACGGCACAGCCCAGCAGCCGGCGACGGCAGCGCGAACGCGGTTCCCGCCGAGCAGCGTCCCCACGGGCGGACGGGCCTCGGCACAGCAAGAAAGAAAGGATTGGGGATCCGAGGAAGGGCACCTGGCATAgacgggcggcgagggcgacggccttCTTGGCCGCGCCGAGCTCGGCGGCGTACGGGCGATTGCCGGCGGGGCGCGACATGGCAGGGGCGGCGAAGATGGACGGCACTTTGCGGGAGGAGGCGAATCGGCCGGCGGACGGCGGTTGGTGAGGCGGGCAGGTGGAGAAGACAAGTCACGCTGACGCTAAAACTCGCATCCTCATCCTTCTATTCCAGATCCAACGGCAGCGATCAGTCATAAGCCAAAACGACGCCAACGCAGCCAAAGACTTCTCAGCAGGCCAAAACAACGCAGCCAAACaaatgatttttttttctgtcaaaaacaaaaaaataaattatTTTCCTACATTTCTGGGGCGTTCATCCGAAAGATCTACGTCATCCTCCCCGTGCAGCTTCTACTCTCCGCCGTCGTCGCGGCCGTCGTCGTCAAGGTCCGCGCCATCCCCCACTTCTTCGTCCCCTACAACGCCGGCCTCAGGCTCTACATCTTCCTCATCATCTCTTCCCCTTCATTGGTCAGACTTCAAACACGTTCATCTTCTCAGAATGTGTCCTTCCTCCTTGGGGTTTCGATCCCATCCGATTGTAGGGTTGCCTTCACTGTGAGTGTCTGGAACTGGAATATATTTCGTTCTTATAACTGTTGCATTTACAAGAAGGAAAACTTGTGGCTGTTAATTTTCGAGGGCCTTCGTGAGAGCACAGGATGAACTAGCTTTCCCTTTGCGTTCTCTGTTCTGAATTACCATTTGATGTCTTGGTCTTACAACTCCTTATTTTTGCAGTAACATCCCATCCATGTACTCCTAAATCCTAATGTTGCTTTACTAGACTAGAATGGGAAGTGGTTGCTTTGTGAATTGCAACAGGTATAATCGATCTGTTACAGTTATTTTTTTATGCAGTGCTTTGCTCTTTGTACTTGTAACGCCAGAAGCACCCAGTCAATCTGCTGCTGTTTGGCATCTTTAGTGTTCATCAGGTTCGCCGTGGGCATGACATGTGCCTTCACTAGTGGTAATTGTCTTTCCACCATGTATTCTTTCTACTTCTGCTATCAGCTTCTAGCTTGTTCTTGAGTCACTTGCTA is drawn from Triticum dicoccoides isolate Atlit2015 ecotype Zavitan chromosome 4A, WEW_v2.0, whole genome shotgun sequence and contains these coding sequences:
- the LOC119287732 gene encoding 3'(2'),5'-bisphosphate nucleotidase-like; the encoded protein is MSRPAGNRPYAAELGAAKKAVALAARLCQTVQREIVQSDIQSKADKTPVTVADYGSQVLVSLVLNKEITSGSFSMVAEEDSEDLRKDGAEEILERITDLVNKTLAEDGSYNFSLSKEAILSAIDTGKSEGGPSGRHWVLDPIDGTKGFVRGGQYAIALALLDEGRVVLGVLGCPNLPFTSTSNLSGSSSGDQTGALFSAAIGCGAEVQSLDGSPPQKISVCTIDNPANASFFESYEGAHTMRDFTGSVAEKLGVQAPPVRIDSQAKYGALARGDGAIYWRFPHEGYRETIWDHAAGSIVVTEAGGVVKDASGNDLDFSKGRFLDRDTGIIATNKQLMPSVLKSVQEAIKEKKLASSPL